A section of the Jaculus jaculus isolate mJacJac1 chromosome 6, mJacJac1.mat.Y.cur, whole genome shotgun sequence genome encodes:
- the LOC101593357 gene encoding tubulin alpha-1C chain → MRECISIHVGQAGVQIGNACWELYCLEHGIQPDGQMPSDKTIGGGDDSFNTFFSETGAGKHVPRAVFVDLEPTVIDEVRTGTYRQLFHPEQLITGKEDAANNYARGHYTIGKEIIDLVLDRIRKLADQCTGLQGFLVFHSFGGGTGSGFTSLLMERLSVDYGKKSKLEFSIYPAPQVSTAVVEPYNSILTTHTTLEHSDCAFMVDNEAIYDICRRNLDIERPTYTNLNRLISQIVSSITASLRFDGALNVDLTEFQTNLVPYPRIHFPLATYAPVISAEKAYHEQLTVAEITNACFEPANQMVKCDPRHGKYMACCLLYRGDVVPKDVNAAIATIKTKRTIQFVDWCPTGFKVGINYQPPTVVPGGDLAKVQRAVCMLSNTTAIAEAWARLDHKFDLMYAKRAFVHWYVGEGMEEGEFSEAREDMAALEKDYEEVGADSAEGEDEGEEY, encoded by the exons ATG CGTGAGTGCATCTCCATCCACGTCGGCCAGGCTGGTGTCCAGATTGGCAACGCCTGCTGGGAGCTCTACTGCTTGGAACATGGCATCCAGCCTGATGGCCAGATGCCAAGTGACAAGACCATCGGGGGAGGAGATGACTCCTTCAACACCTTCTTCAGTGAGACAGGCGCTGGCAAGCATGTGCCCAGGGCAGTGTTTGTAGACCTGGAACCCACGGTCATTG ATGAAGTTCGTACTGGCACCTACCGCCAGCTCTTCCACCCTGAGCAGCTCATCACAGGCAAGGAAGATGCTGCCAATAACTATGCCCGTGGGCACTACACCATTGGCAAGGAGATCATTGACCTTGTCTTGGACCGAATTCGCAAGCTG gctgaccAGTGCACAGGCCTTCAGGGCTTCTTGGTTTTCCACAGCTTTGGTGGGGGGACTGGCTCTGGATTCACCTCCCTGCTGATGGAACGTCTCTCTGTTGATTACGGCAAGAAGTCCAAGCTGGAATtctccatctacccagccccccaGGTTTCCACTGCTGTAGTTGAGCCCTACAACTCCATCCTCACCACTCACACCACCCTGGAGCACTCTGATTGTGCCTTCATGGTAGACAATGAGGCTATCTATGACATCTGTCGTAGAAACCTCGATATTGAGCGCCCAACCTACACAAACCTGAATCGCCTTATTAGCCAGATAGTGTCTTCCATCACTGCTTCCCTCAGATTTGATGGAGCCCTGAATGTTGATCTGACagaattccagaccaacctggtGCCCTACCCCCGCATCCACTTCCCTCTGGCCACATACGCCCCTGTCATCTCTGCTGAGAAAGCCTACCATGAACAGCTTACTGTAGCAGAGATCACCAATGCCTGCTTTGAGCCAGCCAACCAGATGGTAAAATGTGACCCTCGCCATGGTAAATACATGGCTTGCTGCCTGCTGTACCGTGGTGATGTGGTTCCCAAAGATGTCAATGCCGCCATCGCCACCATCAAGACCAAGCGCACCATTCAGTTTGTGGACTGGTGCCCCACTGGCTTCAAGGTTGGCATTAACTACCAGCCTCCCACTGTGGTACCAGGTGGAGATCTGGCCAAGGTGCAGCGAGCTGTGTGCATGCTGAGTAACACCacggccattgctgaggcctggGCTCGCCTGGACCACAAGTTTGACCTGATGTACGCTAAGCGTGCCTTTGTGCACTGGTATGTGGGTGAGGGTATGGAGGAGGGAGAGTTTTCTGAGGCCCGTGAAGACATGGCTGCCCTGGAGAAGGATTATGAGGAGGTCGGAGCGGACAGTGCTGAAGGAGAGGATGAGGGTGAAGAGTATTAG